Proteins encoded by one window of Sulfurimonas lithotrophica:
- the uvrB gene encoding excinuclease ABC subunit UvrB, producing MKKEALFKVESPYQPAGDQPQAIEKLSKSILDGNRYQTLEGVTGSGKTHTMARVIEKVQRPTIIMTHNKTLAAQLYSEFRQFFPHNHVEYFVSYYDYYQPEAYIPRQDLFIEKDSAINDELERMRLSSTANLLSYDDVIVVASVSANYGLGDPEEYENMVQALEVGDEIEQKKLLLRLVEMGYTRNDSYFDSGHIRVNGESLDVYPPYFEQEAIRIEFFGDEIEAIYTFDIIDNKKLEEHKSFTIYATSQFSVRAEKMAIAIKRIEEELDERLDYFQKENKLVEYQRLKQRVEFDLEMLETTGSCKGVENYSRLLTNKKPGEAPYTLLDYFELHHKDYLVIVDESHVSLPQYRGMYAGDRARKEVLVEYGFRLPSALDNRPLKIDEYINKAPHYLFVSATPAEQELELSAVKAEQIIRPTGLLDPVIEVKSSDNQVEDIHDEIKKVTAKNERVLITVLTKKMAEALTKYLADLGIKVQYMHSDIDTIERNQIIRSLRLGEFDVLIGINLLREGLDLPEVSLVGILDADKEGFLRSETALIQTIGRGARNANGRVILYANKITGSMQRAMGTTKHRREIQDAFNKEHGITPKTTIRALDESLKLEDHGGIYQKNKKLDKMPASERKAIIKELSLKMKDAAKNLEFEEAARLRDEIAKIKKL from the coding sequence ATGAAAAAAGAAGCATTATTTAAAGTAGAATCACCTTATCAACCAGCAGGCGACCAACCACAAGCCATAGAGAAACTTAGTAAATCTATACTCGATGGAAACAGATACCAGACACTTGAGGGTGTAACCGGAAGCGGAAAAACACATACTATGGCTCGTGTTATAGAAAAGGTACAACGCCCTACTATCATAATGACTCACAACAAGACTCTGGCAGCTCAGCTTTACTCGGAGTTTCGTCAGTTTTTTCCACATAATCATGTTGAATATTTTGTCTCATATTATGATTATTATCAGCCCGAAGCTTACATACCTAGACAAGACCTGTTCATTGAAAAAGACTCTGCTATAAACGATGAGTTAGAGCGTATGAGGCTATCTTCTACTGCTAACCTTTTATCTTATGATGACGTTATCGTTGTTGCATCAGTATCTGCAAATTACGGTTTAGGTGACCCCGAAGAGTATGAAAACATGGTTCAGGCTTTAGAAGTAGGAGATGAGATAGAACAAAAAAAACTTCTGCTTCGTTTAGTCGAAATGGGTTACACTAGAAACGACTCTTATTTTGACAGCGGACATATCCGCGTAAACGGTGAGAGTTTAGACGTATATCCACCATACTTTGAACAAGAAGCAATCCGCATAGAGTTTTTTGGTGACGAGATAGAGGCTATTTATACCTTTGACATTATTGATAATAAAAAACTCGAAGAACATAAAAGCTTTACTATCTATGCAACCAGCCAATTTAGCGTAAGGGCTGAAAAGATGGCTATTGCGATAAAGCGTATAGAGGAAGAGTTAGACGAAAGATTGGATTATTTTCAAAAAGAAAATAAACTAGTTGAATATCAACGTCTTAAACAACGCGTAGAGTTTGACTTGGAGATGCTAGAGACTACGGGAAGCTGTAAAGGGGTTGAAAACTACTCACGTCTTCTAACAAACAAAAAGCCGGGAGAGGCTCCATATACTTTGCTTGACTACTTTGAACTGCATCATAAAGACTATTTGGTTATCGTTGATGAATCTCACGTTTCACTTCCTCAGTATCGCGGTATGTATGCAGGTGACAGGGCTAGAAAAGAGGTACTTGTAGAGTATGGATTTCGTCTGCCCTCAGCACTTGACAACCGTCCTTTAAAAATAGACGAGTACATAAACAAAGCCCCACATTATCTTTTTGTCTCTGCTACACCTGCAGAACAAGAGTTAGAACTCTCCGCTGTTAAAGCTGAACAAATAATACGCCCTACAGGTTTGCTTGACCCTGTCATAGAAGTTAAGAGTTCGGACAACCAAGTAGAAGATATTCACGATGAGATAAAAAAAGTAACTGCTAAAAATGAGCGTGTACTCATTACCGTTTTAACAAAAAAAATGGCAGAAGCTCTTACAAAATACCTTGCAGATTTGGGCATCAAAGTACAATATATGCACTCTGATATTGATACTATTGAGCGTAATCAAATCATTCGCTCGCTTCGCCTTGGCGAATTTGATGTATTGATAGGGATTAACCTGCTTCGTGAAGGGCTTGATTTACCTGAAGTTAGTTTAGTAGGTATCCTAGATGCAGATAAAGAAGGTTTTTTGAGAAGTGAGACTGCACTTATACAAACTATCGGTCGTGGTGCAAGAAATGCAAACGGTCGTGTAATTTTATATGCAAATAAAATAACAGGTTCTATGCAGAGAGCTATGGGTACGACTAAACACAGACGTGAGATTCAAGATGCTTTTAACAAAGAGCACGGTATAACTCCAAAAACTACTATTCGTGCTTTGGATGAGAGCTTAAAACTTGAAGATCACGGCGGCATTTACCAAAAGAATAAAAAACTGGATAAAATGCCGGCATCAGAGAGAAAAGCAATAATCAAAGAGCTTTCACTTAAAATGAAAGATGCGGCTAAAAATCTTGAGTTTGAAGAAGCCGCACGTTTAAGAGATGAAATAGCAAAAATTAAAAAACTATAG
- a CDS encoding SagB family peptide dehydrogenase — MPIFHQQTKHSYMSVRKNSHFLDWLSQPKNHKIYPHFNQRFKIENYDELKNLNLIGGITFEKKYPNGVYHLRSVPSAGGLYPCEVYIQIRGIKGLLDGIYHYEPYSESLTLLQEIDEDGVEYYFKNKKQEKGLVFLISSVYFRSSWKYRDRSIRYILLDSGHQLGSIYAALSVMQRDNEVIFDFDKLSLNSVFGFRNDEMFTCAIKSSFAQDKDVSKLRQSLPFVSGCDYLETNSFIEDAYKQTANYEDVTANMPDFFENIPKEQLKMAILNRRSIRAFRQYSMKRDEFEFIMKYICSFANKNNIDIFYTLHLVENMECGLYKNDELIKKGDFRSKSRYLALEQNLGGQSGVTFFFTSNEVKKYHKVNILSGFLAQIIYIKSDLQGIGCSGIGAYYDDETKEFLETKNNILYMLAIGR, encoded by the coding sequence ATGCCGATATTTCATCAACAAACAAAACATTCTTACATGAGTGTAAGAAAAAATTCACACTTTTTAGATTGGCTCTCACAACCGAAAAACCATAAAATATACCCACATTTTAATCAGCGTTTTAAAATAGAGAATTATGATGAGTTAAAGAACTTAAACCTTATCGGCGGTATAACATTTGAGAAAAAGTATCCAAACGGAGTTTATCATCTAAGAAGTGTACCTAGTGCAGGAGGTTTATATCCGTGTGAAGTTTATATACAGATAAGGGGTATAAAAGGTTTACTTGATGGCATCTACCACTATGAGCCATACAGTGAAAGCTTAACACTTTTACAAGAGATAGACGAGGATGGTGTAGAATATTACTTTAAAAATAAAAAACAGGAAAAAGGTTTAGTCTTTTTAATATCAAGCGTATATTTTAGAAGTTCGTGGAAGTACAGAGATAGAAGCATACGTTACATACTCTTAGATTCAGGGCATCAATTAGGCTCAATTTATGCAGCATTATCGGTTATGCAAAGAGATAATGAAGTAATCTTTGATTTTGACAAATTATCTTTGAACTCGGTATTTGGATTTAGAAATGATGAGATGTTTACCTGTGCTATAAAAAGCTCATTTGCACAAGATAAAGATGTATCAAAACTAAGACAATCTCTACCATTTGTAAGCGGATGCGACTATCTTGAAACAAATAGTTTTATTGAAGATGCATATAAACAAACGGCAAATTATGAAGATGTAACAGCTAATATGCCTGATTTTTTTGAAAACATACCAAAAGAACAACTAAAAATGGCTATTTTAAACAGGCGTTCTATACGAGCATTTAGACAGTATAGTATGAAAAGAGATGAGTTTGAATTTATCATGAAATATATTTGCTCTTTTGCAAATAAAAACAATATAGATATATTTTATACTTTGCATCTGGTAGAAAACATGGAGTGCGGTTTATATAAAAACGATGAACTAATCAAAAAGGGTGACTTTAGAAGTAAGTCAAGATATTTGGCTTTGGAGCAAAACTTAGGCGGACAAAGCGGAGTGACTTTTTTCTTTACATCAAATGAGGTAAAAAAATATCACAAAGTTAATATACTGAGCGGTTTTTTAGCTCAGATAATTTACATAAAATCTGATTTGCAAGGTATTGGATGCAGTGGTATCGGTGCATACTATGATGATGAGACAAAAGAGTTTTTAGAAACTAAAAACAATATCTTGTATATGTTGGCTATCGGAAGATAG
- a CDS encoding globin domain-containing protein: MKLSQKTIDTVKRIANPVSVNAESIAKRMYEILFEKHPEMEKLFDEAGANHHKKLALAVIAFVDYIDDLDVLENTLEKIAVEHVKKNIKPEHYPLIEKSILKAIKDVLGDVATNEVIDAWREAFSFYLKY; this comes from the coding sequence ATGAAACTATCTCAAAAAACAATAGATACAGTAAAAAGAATAGCCAATCCCGTAAGTGTTAATGCTGAATCCATAGCAAAAAGAATGTATGAAATTCTTTTTGAAAAACATCCGGAAATGGAAAAGTTGTTTGATGAAGCAGGAGCTAACCATCATAAAAAGTTAGCACTTGCAGTTATAGCTTTTGTTGATTATATCGATGACTTAGACGTATTGGAAAATACACTTGAAAAAATAGCCGTAGAACACGTAAAGAAAAATATAAAACCGGAACATTATCCTTTGATTGAAAAATCTATACTAAAAGCAATCAAAGATGTCTTAGGAGATGTGGCTACAAATGAAGTAATAGATGCTTGGAGAGAAGCTTTTTCTTTTTATCTCAAGTATTAA
- a CDS encoding alkene reductase, which produces MNLFSKLELGKLTLKNRIIMAPMTRCRAVEDNCANDLMAEYYSQRASAGLIITEATQISKMGIGYLCTPGIYTNKQVEAWKKVTKAVHAKGSFIFLQLWHVGRVSHSSFLNGNLPVAPSAIKVEGEHFTPEGMQPFETPKELSTSEINEIVSDYANAAKNAIEAGFDGVEIHGANGYLIDQFIKDGSNKRNDEYGGAIENRARFLFEVVEAVTDAIGSEKTALRLSPSGTFNSMSDANPTEDFTYICSKLSKYNLAYLHVIDALEGDVRHGAKVVELKTLRDAYDGVFIVNGEYDKKRGNEVIQNKSADAVAYASLFLANPDLPKRFELDASLNTPEQSTFYTQDEKGYTDYKTL; this is translated from the coding sequence ATGAATTTATTTTCAAAGTTAGAACTCGGAAAACTAACCCTAAAAAATAGAATTATAATGGCACCTATGACTCGATGTAGAGCAGTTGAAGATAATTGTGCAAATGATTTAATGGCAGAATATTACTCCCAAAGAGCATCAGCTGGGCTTATAATCACTGAAGCTACTCAAATCTCTAAAATGGGTATCGGTTATCTTTGTACACCGGGTATATATACCAATAAGCAGGTTGAAGCTTGGAAAAAAGTAACTAAGGCAGTTCACGCAAAAGGTAGTTTTATCTTTTTACAACTGTGGCATGTCGGAAGAGTATCTCATTCGTCTTTTTTAAACGGTAATCTTCCCGTAGCACCGTCTGCTATAAAAGTAGAAGGTGAACATTTTACACCTGAGGGGATGCAGCCCTTTGAGACGCCAAAAGAGTTGAGTACGTCAGAGATAAACGAAATAGTGTCAGATTATGCAAATGCCGCAAAAAATGCAATTGAAGCAGGTTTTGACGGAGTAGAAATTCATGGTGCAAACGGTTATTTGATAGACCAGTTTATCAAAGACGGCTCAAACAAGCGTAATGATGAGTATGGCGGGGCGATTGAAAACAGAGCCAGATTTTTATTTGAAGTTGTAGAAGCAGTGACAGATGCTATAGGAAGTGAAAAAACAGCTCTTAGACTCTCACCAAGCGGTACATTTAACTCTATGAGCGATGCAAACCCTACAGAGGATTTTACATATATATGTTCTAAGTTATCAAAGTATAATTTAGCATATTTACATGTCATAGATGCATTAGAAGGCGATGTCAGACACGGAGCAAAGGTTGTCGAGTTAAAAACTCTACGGGATGCATATGATGGGGTTTTTATTGTAAACGGTGAGTATGATAAAAAAAGAGGAAATGAAGTTATTCAAAATAAGTCTGCAGATGCCGTAGCTTACGCTTCTTTATTCTTGGCAAATCCCGATTTACCAAAAAGATTTGAGTTGGATGCATCTCTAAATACTCCTGAACAAAGTACATTTTATACACAAGATGAAAAGGGTTATACGGATTACAAAACTTTATAA
- a CDS encoding alkene reductase: MAPMTRCRAVEDNCANDLMAEYYSQRASAGLIITEATQISKMGIGYLCTPGIYTNKQVEAWKKVTKAVHAKGSFIFLQLWHVGRVSHSSFLNGNLPVAPSAIKVEGEHFTPEGMQPFETPKELSTSEINEIVSDYANAAKNAIEAGFDGVEIHGANGYLIDQFIKDGSNKRNDEYGGAIENRARFLFEVVEAVTDAIGSEKTALRLSPSGTFNSMSDANPTEDFTYICSKLSKYNLAYLHVIDALEGDVRHGAKVVELKTLRDAYDGVFIVNGEYDKKRGNEVIQNKSADAVAYASLFLANPDLPKRFELDASLNTPEQSTFYTQDEKGYTDYKTL; the protein is encoded by the coding sequence ATGGCACCTATGACTCGATGTAGAGCAGTTGAAGATAATTGTGCAAATGATTTAATGGCAGAATATTACTCCCAAAGAGCATCAGCTGGGCTTATAATCACTGAAGCTACTCAAATCTCTAAAATGGGTATCGGTTATCTTTGTACACCGGGTATATATACCAATAAGCAGGTTGAAGCTTGGAAAAAAGTAACTAAGGCAGTTCACGCAAAAGGTAGTTTTATCTTTTTACAACTGTGGCATGTCGGAAGAGTATCTCATTCGTCTTTTTTAAACGGTAATCTTCCCGTAGCACCGTCTGCTATAAAAGTAGAAGGTGAACATTTTACACCTGAGGGGATGCAGCCCTTTGAGACGCCAAAAGAGTTGAGTACGTCAGAGATAAACGAAATAGTGTCAGATTATGCAAATGCCGCAAAAAATGCAATTGAAGCAGGTTTTGACGGAGTAGAAATTCATGGTGCAAACGGTTATTTGATAGACCAGTTTATCAAAGACGGCTCAAACAAGCGTAATGATGAGTATGGCGGGGCGATTGAAAACAGAGCCAGATTTTTATTTGAAGTTGTAGAAGCAGTGACAGATGCTATAGGAAGTGAAAAAACAGCTCTTAGACTCTCACCAAGCGGTACATTTAACTCTATGAGCGATGCAAACCCTACAGAGGATTTTACATATATATGTTCTAAGTTATCAAAGTATAATTTAGCATATTTACATGTCATAGATGCATTAGAAGGCGATGTCAGACACGGAGCAAAGGTTGTCGAGTTAAAAACTCTACGGGATGCATATGATGGGGTTTTTATTGTAAACGGTGAGTATGATAAAAAAAGAGGAAATGAAGTTATTCAAAATAAGTCTGCAGATGCCGTAGCTTACGCTTCTTTATTCTTGGCAAATCCCGATTTACCAAAAAGATTTGAGTTGGATGCATCTCTAAATACTCCTGAACAAAGTACATTTTATACACAAGATGAAAAGGGTTATACGGATTACAAAACTTTATAA
- a CDS encoding globin domain-containing protein translates to MKLSQKTIDTVKRIANPVSVNAESIAKRMYEILFEKHPEMEKLFDEAGANHHKKLALAVIAFVDYIDDLDVLENTLEKIAVEHVKKNIKPEHYPLIEKSILKAIKDVLGDVATNEVIDAWREAFSFLSQVLIEKEKKYKAWYL, encoded by the coding sequence ATGAAACTATCTCAAAAAACAATAGATACAGTAAAAAGAATAGCCAATCCCGTAAGTGTTAATGCTGAATCCATAGCAAAAAGAATGTATGAAATTCTTTTTGAAAAACATCCGGAAATGGAAAAGTTGTTTGATGAAGCAGGAGCTAACCATCATAAAAAGTTAGCACTTGCAGTTATAGCTTTTGTTGATTATATCGATGACTTAGACGTATTGGAAAATACACTTGAAAAAATAGCCGTAGAACACGTAAAGAAAAATATAAAACCGGAACATTATCCTTTGATTGAAAAATCTATACTAAAAGCAATCAAAGATGTCTTAGGAGATGTGGCTACAAATGAAGTAATAGATGCTTGGAGAGAAGCTTTTTCTTTTTTATCTCAAGTATTAATAGAGAAAGAGAAAAAGTATAAAGCTTGGTATTTATAA
- the tilS gene encoding tRNA lysidine(34) synthetase TilS, whose amino-acid sequence MLKSDVLEHLKSSKNLLAFSAGVDSSALLCLLLDANIKFDIAIVDYGLRVQSKDEVAYAKELADKYNIKCFIHKAEKIDTNFEASARKIRYDFFESLIQDNGYDNLLTAHHLGDRFEWMLMQFCKGAGCAELSGMKSVQNKKNYKLIRPLLHLDKSELLEYLKNNKIKYFEDKSNFDESYTRNSFRHGYTNPLISEHLDGIKKVLNI is encoded by the coding sequence ATGCTAAAAAGTGACGTTTTAGAACATCTAAAATCCTCTAAAAACCTTTTAGCATTTTCCGCAGGAGTTGACTCAAGCGCACTTCTTTGTTTACTTTTAGATGCAAATATAAAGTTTGATATAGCTATCGTAGATTACGGCTTAAGAGTACAAAGTAAAGATGAAGTAGCTTATGCTAAAGAGCTTGCAGATAAATATAATATTAAATGTTTTATTCACAAAGCTGAAAAAATAGATACGAACTTTGAAGCATCTGCAAGGAAGATTCGTTACGATTTTTTTGAGAGTCTGATACAAGATAATGGCTATGACAATCTTCTTACGGCTCATCATTTAGGCGATAGATTTGAGTGGATGCTTATGCAGTTTTGCAAGGGTGCAGGCTGTGCAGAACTAAGTGGCATGAAGAGTGTTCAAAATAAGAAAAACTATAAGCTTATCCGTCCACTTTTGCATTTAGACAAAAGTGAGCTTTTAGAGTATCTAAAAAATAATAAGATTAAATATTTTGAGGACAAAAGTAACTTCGATGAGAGTTATACAAGAAACAGTTTCAGACATGGATATACAAATCCTTTAATTTCAGAGCATCTAGATGGAATCAAAAAAGTTTTGAATATATAG
- a CDS encoding tyrosine-type recombinase/integrase, with protein MKKLIDKKRKDFCEYLENIRGYSDLSIKTYNDAIREALSYIEILEENGEIIFDLMPFRLKISELNSKTISKKLSAIRSFSEYLNEKGMKIVLKSDSSVKVAKTLPKPISHKHIVEALSFADEQESLVVSLLYTLGLRISELEKLKLEDISEGWVRVLGKGSKQRDIPILKNIKDDIDSYIQNNNPKVFLFEKNDEALSQNSLRYIIAKVFKRINLKVSPHQLRHSYATELLNANAPIADVSELLGHSSMATTQIYTKLGSALKKQNYNNSHPLCGVNSAE; from the coding sequence TTGAAAAAGTTAATAGATAAAAAACGCAAAGATTTCTGTGAATATTTGGAAAATATTCGCGGTTATTCCGATCTTAGTATTAAAACTTATAATGATGCAATAAGAGAAGCATTGTCGTATATAGAAATTTTAGAAGAAAACGGTGAAATTATCTTTGACTTGATGCCCTTCAGATTAAAAATATCAGAATTAAATTCAAAAACAATATCAAAAAAATTATCGGCTATACGTTCATTTAGCGAGTATCTAAATGAAAAAGGAATGAAAATTGTTTTAAAATCAGACAGTAGTGTTAAAGTTGCAAAAACTTTACCAAAGCCTATCTCTCACAAACACATAGTTGAGGCACTTTCTTTTGCTGATGAACAAGAGAGTTTGGTAGTAAGTCTTCTTTACACCTTAGGTCTTCGTATATCTGAGCTAGAAAAATTAAAACTAGAAGATATAAGCGAGGGTTGGGTAAGAGTGTTGGGTAAAGGTTCTAAGCAAAGGGATATACCTATTTTGAAAAATATAAAAGACGATATTGATTCTTATATACAAAATAATAATCCTAAAGTGTTTCTTTTTGAGAAAAATGATGAAGCTTTAAGCCAAAACTCACTAAGATATATTATTGCTAAAGTTTTTAAAAGGATAAATTTGAAGGTAAGCCCGCATCAGTTGCGCCATTCTTATGCTACGGAATTATTAAATGCCAATGCTCCTATAGCTGATGTAAGTGAACTTCTAGGTCATTCATCTATGGCAACTACTCAGATTTATACAAAATTAGGTTCGGCTCTTAAAAAACAAAACTATAATAATTCACATCCTCTTTGCGGAGTAAATAGTGCTGAGTAA